From the genome of Anas acuta chromosome 29, bAnaAcu1.1, whole genome shotgun sequence:
GTCACGCCGCAGCTACCcggctgggggaaggagggccCCCCCCAAGAGTAAGTGTGGTCCTGCGGAGAAGGGAGCTTTGGGGCTTCGCGGGGTCCACACAGGTCTGCGTCGCGGGGAACAGGGTGGGAATGGGTTTTTCTCCTCACTAAAGCAGCCCCAATCCCCAGTGCCATGGGGGAACGCGGCTGACGGCACGTCCTTCCCCTCCGAGTCACTCGGTGAGCGACCGGGTCCCcgagtttttgtttttgttcttggaTTGCTTTCTTTAATTGCGATTTGAAAAACGCTTTTCAAGGTTACACAGGAGATTAAAATCTCCTGCCCTCCTAATGCCACAGTAGTAATTTGGGGGAAATTAAGAAGCGTTGAGcgactgaaaaaacagcaggaatCTTAAAAAATCAATACAGGCTTACTTGGGAATGACAGCTCCAAATCACACACTTCTTAATAATTAATTGGCATGGTTATATATAACTCCTAGGCAAAATATATCCCCTTAATCTTTAATTTGGTATGTTACCAATGGCGTTAGCTGCTTTGGAGGTTGCAAAGTTTATATCCTTGGCTTTTAGGAATCAGTGGGACCCAAACTGCTGAAAATACAATCCAGCTATCATCACGGCTTGTTTGTGGGCTAAGAAGCGCAGAAATACCCTGCTCTGGAAGCGGACCTTACCATTTGGTCTGAAGTTTTCTTTGCGCTCGGTGCGTTTCCTTCACGTCGGCTGGGATTTCTGCCCTTCGCCCCTACCGGGGAATCCACAACACTCCGGGTGCCAGAGGAGGTTTCATCAAACCCATCAGCTGAGCCTCTAATTACAGAGCCGGAGCTTAAATTCACAGCGCTAAGCAGCAGCGAACCTGGAAAACATGACAGGACGCAAAGCTGATTTGCATGTCTGTGATTATCGAGATTGCACAAATCTTTCAAATCAAAATGTACTTTGCAGATGGCTTGCAGATTTATACCAcactttggttttatttattatctttcaGACTGGTAATAATTGGTGCAATATGGTAAAACTGGAAAGTCTAATCCACAATACAGCTGTTAAAGCAGTGAGAAATGTACTGAACACAACGCAGgaagaattttctttgtagTAACAATATTTGGTTAAAGCATACCATGTGGGCATGAGCTGGATTTTCATTTGCAGAGTATTTTCAGGAGCAGAACGGGCAGCTCAGGGCTGAGCATCTCGAGAAAAGGGAATTGAGCCCCCTGTGCTTGGACCTCCTTCCCTGCTGGTGTTCGTTGCCAGGAGTTTGTTtgctctcacaccactgcacaagaaaaataaatcccctGAATACACAGCCTTTAGTACTAAATGAATGTGAAATGCAAGTTTCCAGGTAGATTTTTACATAAATGGGACTTTTTGGTGTTTtggagctcagctgcaggcTGCGAGATGGAAGAGCCCAACTAGGCTGATGAGTTATCCCCTGATTCGGACAGAATCACTtccctttttcagtttttctattttctatgtAAATAGCGAGAGAACTGGAACTGGCAACGCTTCTTTCTGCAGTCCCATACGCACAAGCTGAGATCTCTGGAGGTCTTGCACCACGACTGAGCACGGtcctccccagctctggggaACCTCTGCGGCTCCTTGCTGCCTTTGAAAAACACCCAGCGGGTCATTTCCTCtcgtttttttttcctttatttttttttttcctgattaggCACAATGGAGATGGACAAAATATTCCTCCAGCTGTGTGAGGAGGTTACCAGGCTGCAGGATCTGTGTGCGAAGCAGGGCAAACTCCTCCAGAAGCTGACTGCCAGGAAGGGCCCTGTCCTCGGtaagcagcagggctggggagggcgtGCTGAAATTGCTCTTTCGCTAAAAAGAGCAGATCTACGCTGATGGGAGTGATTTGAACCTTTATCCTCATGCTGGCAAGAGCTTTGCTGCCAAAAGTGGGGGTAACATTAAAGCAGGCTTAAGGCACACGTGCTCCACTCCCTGTGCTGGCTGTCCTAGCTTTTTGGCTTCGCCTTCACCACCAACCCAGGAGTAACATGTGTGTGTCTGCTTCGAGGCGTGTTAAAACCACCACAGGCTGCTATTTACATGcgtctcccctggggagagtggggaggagctggggcagatGGTACTCATTGCCTAGAGCGTTTTTGGAAGgcaggggtggtggtggagccTCCTTGGGCTGCGGTTTGCCTGGGTGAATGTTCTtgcccagcagcctgcctggTTTTCCAAGAAATCTCCTGGTCCCCCACCATGCCCCATGTGCTCATCTGCTTCCCCCTGTCCCCCCGCAGTCACATTAATCTTGCAGGGTTTTGCAAGTTTTTCCTGACCTTACAGGCTGTTTTCTGTGGTCAGGAGGGATTTGCCCAGACGAAGGGCTGCCATGTGCTGATTTTGCAGCCGGGCAGCCCCGCGAGCTCCCCAGCCCTGCGGTAGCCTCGTTTCCCCCATGAGGAAGGGGGCGAGCCTGCAGCATCACCATCTGCACGTCCTTCCCTCGGGGCTGGCATGCAGATAAGCAGCTCCAAACAGTGCCCAGACCAACGTCATTATGCAGGGACGCAGATATCGCAGCATTTCCCCTCCTAGgacagctgctgctcttcctccaACTCGCCTCCCTTTCTGGCTCTCCTCAGACGCTGTTTCTTTGCTGCTCCAGCCTTGTGTTTGCTGCCACCCGCTAGCCATGGGGGCAGCGAGCTTTGCTTGCCCACTCCCCCCCGAGGAGATAATACCCGGTAGTTTCACTGCAGCACAAAAGGAGAATGAAACGTGGGGAAGGGAAAACACAAATGCCACAATCCCCCAGAAATGACCTGATTCCTTTCAAAGATATCCCCATGTCGCTGCCGGTCCAGTGCACGGAGGACATGGCCAcggaggaaggggaaaggccACCGGGCAGCCCACAGAAGTGCTCCGAGGCCCCGGAGGGCTCTGCCCACCCCCTGGTGCAGCCGCACGCTGCCGACGTGCCCGGCTTCGACAGCAGCTACCCACCGAGTGCCCCAAACGGCAGCGTCTTCGACGGcggggctggcagagcagctcttGCTGTGGCTTTTGGCAGCAACAAGGCAGAGAGAAGTGAGAAGATGGATCTAGACACGTGGCTGAAGAACTGCAGGATGCCTCCTATCGTGAATAGCCCCGAGGAAGGAGTGGGAGCTTGCTGCAGCCCGCAGGAGTTCGTGGCACCAAATGCCGAGGCTGTGGACTCCTTCCTGACTCTCTTGGACCTTTACAAAGGCCCAGAAGCCCTTCAGAAGGAAGATGCTCCCAGTGAAAGTGCTCAGGCTGCTGAGGAAAAGGTGCCAGTAGAGATCCGAGGACCCGTGAAGGTAAAtggtgaggctggcagggaTTTTTGTCTGGGGGTTTTGCCCGCTCTTCCCAGTGCACAGCATCCGCCAATCTTCATCATCCTCTCCATCAGCCCGGGGGTAACGTGGGGAGCTCTTGCAGAGCAGAGGTTTATGGTTATGTCCTGAAAAGGCTTCTAGGCACCCACTTAGCCAGTTTTGAGGGGAATTAGGTCCATGAAAGTCCCTGGGATCTGGCTGCCAAGCACCTGATGAGTGAAACCTTTCCCGTGGTCCTTCCTGCTCCTGTCTGAGGCATTGGGGAAACCTTGAGGCGATTGATTCAGTCTGGGAAAGCCTGTATCGACCTCCTTGGGATCTGCAAATTAAATGagttcttaaatatttcctttattctCCAATTTATCAGGTTCTAGTAAGGCTTCGCAGTGTGCTGTAGGCGGGACACCAATGCTGGAATGGCAGTGAGTGTCCCCATAATGCCAAGCccatttcctttaatttcttttcccataTGAGGcccttaaaattattttgtgactGCTGTGGCTATACATTCATGGGGAAAGCGATTGATTTTCAGCCTGGGCTTTATTTAGAAGCtagtttctttttaagaagaaggaggagaagaaagaaataagaggaaGCGGTGTCTGTCTGGTAAAGTCCTAATGTGCCTTATCAGCACTTAAATGATAATGGCACAAAAGGAAATTACAAATGCTCTCGAGTTTGCTTCTTACAAAAGCACTTTTCTCATGTTCTTGCTTGGGAAGTGATTGTAGCACTCAGGGGAAAGCGTTGGGTGATGGGGGAGGCTCAGGAGACAGCATCCTCTGGCAGATTTGGGTGAGGATGGAGCGAGGCGAGACTTGAGCTCCCCCAGActccagcccagggcagcagccctTCGCCCAGCCCTCCTGTGGGCACAGAACCTGCTGGTGGTTTGGGAGGCTGCGCTTCGGCATGGTCAGCCCTGGGATGTGGAGGTTGAGACACAACTGGGGGCTTGAGAGAGGCTGCCTCTGCCCTTCCCACTGACCACTTCTCCCTTCCCATCCCTGCAGACGTCCTGGACACCAGGCTGGATGCTGGAGGATGCTCCGCTCGGGCAAGGTGACGTCCTCACCTCCGAGGCCACTCAGACTTATGACATTTGCCAGGCGATTTTCCCCTCGGATGCGGCAGCCCAAGCAGACTATTTAAAGCAAGTCTTAACCCATATGAAGTAGGACTTTCCACTCGTAAACCTGCGTATTTGCACCGCGACCACGATGGGCTCTGGACCTTCATGAGATCCTGCTGCTGGATCAGCTCAGGCAGCAATCCTGTTCCGAGTAATCCGGCGTGCTCCCAAACTGGTGCTCCCGTCCCTTGTGCCCTGCTTGATGGGCCGGCTGGGGGCTCGGGGTGTGTTTTGGCTTTTTGAGCTTTGTGGATATCAAAGCAGCTTCTGTGCCAGGGTCTGGAGGTGTGTGGGGGATGTGGGGAGCTGTAACTCAACgggaaatgaacatttttcaaaattctccATAACCACAaaggctgaaatattttttctgtaaatagaGACATTTGAAAAGCTTTGGCTTTTTATGAGAAGTCTCAGCTCAGAGCTCAGTTCATCTTCATGCGGATGCTTGGGTGGCTCCAtgagcaggatcaggcccttgTTTGGCTGGAGGTCAAAGTGGGTTTTCTCCCATCATGGTGCAACCTCCCCGTTTGCATCTCCAGCTCCAAGTTTTATCCCATGGCTCCTCAAATTAATTAGATTGTGGCATGACTTTATAGTGTTTTGTGCTCTTGTTTAGAACCTGGAAGAATATATCTGTTTCCAACATGCTAAGTTACTGGAAGCACCAGCTCAAACAGAGAGCCAGAGCAAGAAGGGCCATAAATTTATTCGGTATAAAATTGTAACAGCCATCCAAGACTTGCCGGAAGGAAGAAAACCATCCCAGTTCCTCCTGCTCTAAGAGCAAGTCcagtaaatttaatttaaaaatcccaGGCACAGATGGCTTTTCTCAAGAGTAAAAGCAGTCATGGCACGCTGGTTTCCATGAGCTGTGCTCTGAAATGAGCCACGCGTGTGTCTGTGCGTGGCATTGCACGAAATgacacaaaaaaatcacaccGGGCGCATTTGGGGTCACCTGTCCCCAAATTTCAGCGTGATGCTCCGCCTGCGCTCCATCCCTGGTGACTCAGGCCGTTTGAGCTGTCCAAGTTCGACCAACTAACTTCACCGCGTGGACTTCGACGCGCTTCGTTATATTTTTAGATGTCGCGTTGTGCGGTGCAATTAGTCACCCCCCTCCCAGCCAGATGGTCCACGGTGACACAGgagcttctttttttaatccgACACTTTCCATTGGCATGAGCATGCCTCTGCTTCCTAAATAACCTTAAGTATAGGGTGTTTGTTTTAGCTGCAGAGAGTGGGCGGCGTGTTATTGTTTTTCCCCAGGTTCGGCTCACCAGGGCTCCAGTGGGTGTCATTTCTGAAAAGGCAGGAGCAGAATGATGGCAGTTTCCAGTAAGGAGAAATTGGAAAATCAAGGCTTGATGCGCCGGATTAAACCTGCTGTAATTCTGGCTGCTGGGCGTGTGCGTCGGGCAAGCACAGGAATATGCGCATCCTCCCACGGCTCTTGTTTTCAAGGCTTGAAGCAGCTGAAGAAGGCGACCCCAGTGCTTCCCAGTGAGAACCAAGCCAGCCCAAAAGCAGCTGAACACCAGATTTGGGTGGAAAATGTTCACTTGTTGAGTTTTCTCCTCAAGGAGCCTGGGAtgtgggaagggagagggggcTGAGAGCCTGGGGCAACGCGCATGCACCCAtgcacgtgcacacacacacacacacgtgtgtgcACATGCACCCCGAACTCTGTACGAACACCCACAAACATTACGaaagatttacattttctgtagtGATAACAAATATTCTCGAAGGAAAGAAGCTCTGTGATGGctgtggctgtccccagcctctCCCTCGTTCCCGGAATTGCCATCAGCAATAAGGGGAAGGGGGATCATCGCCCCACAACCTGCAGCAGGACCCTCCTGTGCCACCAGCAGGAATGGGAAATCGTTACCGGCTGTTAATTAATGACCAGCCCTCTGTTGTCATCTCCCATTAATGGAAGAGAAACGCTTCCTTATCCCGTCTCGTTTGGCCATGGACTCGGGGAGTCTGAAACTGGCACACGGAGCACAGGACGTACATTTCCAGTCAATGAAAGAACTTTAAAACACGGTCATTTGGAGCGTTTTCTGTATGACAACAGAGCAATGTCTTGGGCTGCTGAATTTGGGGGGGGCTTTTGCCTTTAATGTGAGATTTGCCACAGGCCTTTCCTGGGGAAAAACATGGGGCtaatgggaagggaaaggggggcAATCCCTGCAGCAGGGCGAGCCTCGCGGCCGGTCCCTCGTCAGCAGGATTTGGGGGTATTTCAGTGCTTGGTTTCCCTTGAAAATACGAAATGCTTTTGGGGTTGTAGAGGATGTGAAGTTCTAGCAGCTGAGCCCCAAAAGGCTGggggaaaagcagcattttaatgTTCGCTGGCACTTTGCAAAATGCCTgttggagggtttggggggggtgatGTTGGGATGTgatgcttggggggggggggcgatgcTGGGGGGTGATGGAGGAGGATTGGGGGTGATGCTGGGAGAGACTGGGGGATGATGCTGGAGGGGGAACAAGGGTGATGCTGGGCTGGGGTGATGCTGGAGGAGGcttgctggtggtgctgggggggtgatgctggggggggggctggagggagacCTCGAAGACCCCGAaggggctcctggggctggggccggggccgtgctggggggatcgggggggggggctgttcCCGGATCGAGGCCGCGGGGCCCTCACCGGGCGttgccccccaccccctgggacccccccagccccggccctgcctcctccttcctcctcctcctcctcctcctcctcccggcccTGGGCGGGGTTTGGCCCCGGCTCTGGGAGATGGTGGAGCCGGTGTGAGCGGCACCGGGGCTGCAGCCGGCTGCGGCCCCCCCTGGCCCCCGAGCCGCGGGGGGagcccgggacccccccccttcctttccCATTCCCCCCCGTCCTCCAGCCCCGACCCCGGCCCAGCCATGCCCGCCGGCAGCAACGAGCCCGATGGGATCCTCAGCTACCAGGTGGGGGGCAgcggccctgggggggggggggcacacatcatcccccccccccccggtgcggcCGGAGGATGCTCGGTGGCTGCTCACTGCGGCATTGCCGGcggagggaaaagggggggggctcggggggggggtttgggggagggagggcgtctgcaaggaggggggggggagcaggctGCAAAGGAGGAGTCCgtaaatggggggggggcatctGGAAAatggggctcgggggggggggcaggctgCTGAAGGGGTGCGAGGGGAGGCTGCGAAGCATCTGCAAGGCCGAaaagggggggcggggggggcacaAGTGGGTGCTCAAGGTGGGTGCGAGGGGGGTGTGAGgcagctggggggctgggggggcacaaGGTGTTTAGTGAGGGGGTGCCCCAGCCGGCAGCATCTCCCACACgccttgtcccccccccccccacctgtCTGTGACCCCCCCTTTGAGGCCACAGCCTGTCGGAGGGGGACAAAGGCCACTGTCCCCATGCCACGCAGCCAAGGGGGGGCTCTGCCATTGTCCCCCCCAAGTGCCTGGTGttggggtgcaggcagggagcagcggggaggtggcccccacccctcccaccccccttttAGCATCATCCTGGCCAGGAGGTCCCTGGGAAGCGCCTCCTGCCCCCCCTGCAGCGCCCGTCCCCTCACTGCTGAGCACCCCAGGGACCCCGTGCCCCACGAGTGGTGGCCCCGAGTCTTCCCGCAGGGCCAGGCCCCGCTGGAGGAGCTCTGGGTGGCagacaaggggggggggaattaaTTCACCTTCCCTCACCCCCGGGGAGATGGGGACAGTGGGATGGAGGCGGCGAAGGGAAAGCAACCGGAGcatcccccagctccctccctgcctcagctCCACGCAGGCAGCATCCTCATCCCACAGTAACACAGGGATCAGCCTCGTTAATTACATCTGGGGCATCATTAAGTCCATTCAGCTGGCGTGGCTCATGGAGCTGCAGGGACCCCATCCGTCCCATGGCTGCTGGCCAGTCCTGCTGGCACGTGGTGGGACCGGGGGGACGGGACGCGAGCTTTGCCTGCTCACACGGTGTTTTTGGTGCTCCCCGACACCAGGAGGGCTCCAAGCTAGACCTGATCCTCTTCTTTGAGCTTTTTCCAGTCCTCAATTACACCAGAGTTTCCCTGGGgaaagacttttctttctcaacCAGAGGAGTTGCACTGGGGCAGGTAAACTGAGGCAGGGCACTCCAAAATCCCTCTCTCTCCTGctgggtcaaaaaaaaaaatcactgcaaaacAATAATTTGGAGAAGTTTTCTTGAGATGGGTGCGGGGAGAGGTGTGCGCTGAACTCACAGCACTAAGGGGTTCACTGCAGTTGTGTCAAAACGAGCCTTCCTCCTTTGCTCCAGtgatttctgatttcatttttacaagCACTAATTGCTTCCCGACAAAACCAGCTAGGAAGCAGCCAGACGGAGCTTTTCGCTTAGAAAATAGCGAAGTGGAACAACTCTGGCTGCTCCGAAGCCCACAGACATGCCCTGCAAAGCTCAGCGTCCCCTTTCCCGGCTCATTTTCGATGATTTGATGTTTTCCAGGCGCCTGTCAGTGGTGGAGAAGGACAGCGAGGGAGGGCGAAGCGTCTGCAAGGGCTGGTGCCCGCCCCGGGtcctctccttcctgccctgccccat
Proteins encoded in this window:
- the LOC137845862 gene encoding uncharacterized protein produces the protein MSRRSYPAGGRRAPPKSKCGPAEKGALGLRGVHTGTMEMDKIFLQLCEEVTRLQDLCAKQGKLLQKLTARKGPVLDIPMSLPVQCTEDMATEEGERPPGSPQKCSEAPEGSAHPLVQPHAADVPGFDSSYPPSAPNGSVFDGGAGRAALAVAFGSNKAERSEKMDLDTWLKNCRMPPIVNSPEEGVGACCSPQEFVAPNAEAVDSFLTLLDLYKGPEALQKEDAPSESAQAAEEKVPVEIRGPVKTSWTPGWMLEDAPLGQGDVLTSEATQTYDICQAIFPSDAAAQADYLKQVLTHMK